The Mycolicibacterium parafortuitum nucleotide sequence CCGACCTGCTGCGCACGCCGTCGGGTCTTGTCGAACTTGCTCCGCCGCAACTGATCTCGGATGCCGGGCGGCTGCGCGACGCGCTGCACCGGCACACCGACGGTTTCGTGCTGATCGGGCGCAGGCACCTGCGGTCGAACAACAGCTGGATGCACAACCTGCCTGCGCTGGCCGGCGGCACCAACCGGTGCACGCTGCGAATCCACCCCGACGACGCCGCCGACCTCGGACTGACCGACTCCGCGGTGGTCAAGGGCCCCGGTGGGGAGCTCGTGGTGCCGGTCGAGGTGACCGAGGACATCCGCCGTGGCGTGCTGTCCCTACCGCACGGCTGGGGACACGACCGGCCCGGCACCGGCCAGAGGCTGGCCGCGAGCCGGCCCGGCGTCAACGCCAATCAGCTCAACGACGGATCCATGCTGGACCCGCTGTCGGGCACGGCGGTGCTCAACGGGATCCCGGTGGTGGTGGCGCCGGCCGGGTAGGCCGCAGCCCTCAGGTCAGCTCCCACACCACGGTCACCGAGAACCCGACCGTCTGCTGGCCCGGCTCCATCGGTACCGCGGCCTCCATCGCGCGCGGTGCCTGGATCGGTACCGGCGGGCTGGAGCCGCCCTGCTCGGAGATCGAGATGACCTTGCCCAGGCTCAGTCCGGACAGCTCGGCGTACTGCGCGGCCCGGTCCTTGGCGTCCTCGAAGGCCCGCGCCCTGGCGTCGCGGACGAGTTCGGAGTCGTCCTCGATCGAGTACGCGATCGAGTTGATCCGGGTCGCGTTGCCGCCGGTGGAGACGATCAACCCGATCGTGTCGGAGGCTTTGGCCAGATCGCGGATCGTGACGTTGACGGTGTTGGTGGCCCGGTAGGCCGAGATCGCGGTGCCGTCCGACCCGTACTGCGGTTGCAGGTCGGCGGCGGTGGTGGCGATGTCCGAGCGGTCGATGCCGAGGTCGACCAGACCGTCGATCACCGACTGCTGACGCTCGTTGGTCTGGTTCATCGCCGCGGTGGCGTCCGGGCCGAGGAACTCCATCGACGCGTTCACGGTCAGGGTGTCCGGGGTGCCCTGCACCTGCCCGGCCCCGACGACGGTGACCTGGCGGGCGTCGGCGCCGGATGCGGACAGGCCCTTCTGCGCATCGCACGCGGACACTCCGGCCGCCGCCAAACCCGCGGCGGCAAGCGCGATGAGGGTGTTCCTGACGGTCTTCGCACACGCTGAGATCGGCATGCCTGGCACAGTAGCGTCCGGTCAGCGGGCCGAGTCCAGGAAGTCGACAAGCACGCGCGACACCTGTGCGGGCCGCTCCTCGGTCAGCCAGTGCCCGGCGCCGTCGAGCATCACCTCGCGGTAGTCACCGGTCACGATCTCGCGGGCGCGGTCGGTCGGTGTGTAGGCCAGCGTCGGGTCGGCGCTGCCACCGACGAACAGGGCGGGCACGTCGATCGTGGCCGTCGGTGGGGCGGCGGTCAGCTCCCAGTTCAGGTCGAAACACCGGTACCAGTTCAGCGGGCCGGTGAAGCCGGTGCGGGTGAACTCGTCGACGTAGACGGCGAAGTCGGCGGGGGCGAGCCAGTCCGGCAGCGCGCCCGGGTCGGGGATGCGGTCGAGGAAGCCGCCGCCGTCGGGGTCCCCGGTCAGCGCGGCGCCGCCGCCGGCGCCCATCGAGAACAGCCGCCGGAACGTCGCCGCGGGGTCGCGCGCGAGTTCCGCGTCGGCCGGACCTCGCTCCTGGAAGTACAGGATGTAGACGAATCGGTTCGCGAAGATCCGGCGGAACGCCTGCGTCGTCGGCACCTGCGGGCGGGGCACCGGTGGCAGGCTCAGCCCGCCGACCGCCCAGAACCGTTCCGCCGCGAACAGCGGCGCACCCCAGGCGACGACGGACCCGAAGTCATGCCCGATCAGTGCGGCTCTGTCGGCGCCGACGTCATCGATCAGCCCGACGATGTCGGCGCTGAGCTCGCGCACGTTGTAGGCGTCGACATCCTCGGGACGGTCGGAGCCGCCGTAGCCGCGCTGGTCGGGGGCCAGGACGTGATAGCCGGCCTCGGCGAGCGCGGCGACCTGATGGCGCCAGGAAAATGCCAGCTCAGGGAAGCCGTGGCACAACACAACCAGCGGGGCGCCGGGGTCGCCGGCCTCCATCACCCGCAGCGTGACACCGTTCGTGTGGACCATCCGCGACCGCATGGCACCTACTTTCCCTGAGAGCCAGGTCACGGTCAGTCGTAACCGGGAACTGCCGAACGTTGGTCTAGCGGTAGCCTTGAGGTTTCCAGCTGCGCGTATTGGAAGGATTTGGCCGGCGCACCGCAATGCCGGCTGCACATATTTGATGAACCGGAATCACAACATGGACCGACGCCCCGGCATGGACCGGACTTCCTTATGAACAGAAAAAATGTGATCCGCACCCTCACGGTGATCGCCGTGGTGCTGCTGCTGGGTTGGTCATTCTTCTATTTCAGCGACGACACGCGCGGCTACAAGCCCGTCGACACGTCGGTCGCGATGGCGCAGATCACCGCCGACAACGTCGACAGCGCGCAGATCGACGACCGCGAACAGCAGTTGCGTCTCGAGCTGAAGAACGGCAACGGCGACACCGAGGACAGCAAGCAGGTCATCACCAAGTACCCGACCGGGTACGGGGTGACGTTGTTCGAGGCGCTGCAGGACAAGAACGTCAAGACCAACACCGTGGTCAACCAGAGCAGCATCTTCGGCACGCTGCTGATCTACATGCTGCCGCTGCTGCTGCTCGTCGCGCTGTTCGTGATGTTCTCCCGGATGCAGTCCGGCGGCCGGATGGGCTTCGGCTTCGGCAAGTCCAAGGCCAAGATGCTGTCCAAGGACATGCCCAAGACCACCTTCGCCGATGTCGCGGGCGTCGACGAGGCGGTCGAGGAGCTCTACGAGATCAAGGACTTCCTGCAGAACCCGAGCCGCTACCAGGCTCTCGGCGCCAAGATCCCCAAGGGTGTGCTGCTCTACGGCCCGCCCGGCACGGGCAAGACCCTGCTGGCGCGCGCGGTGGCCGGTGAGGCCGGTGTCCCGTTCTTCACGATCTCCGGTTCGGACTTCGTCGAGATGTTCGTCGGCGTCGGCGCCTCGCGCGTGCGTGACCTGTTCGAGCAGGCCAAGCAGAACAGCCCGTGCATCATCTTCGTCGACGAGATCGACGCCGTCGGACGCCAGCGTGGCGCCGGTCTGGGCGGCGGTCACGACGAACGCGAACAGACACTGAACCAGCTGCTGGTCGAGATGGACGGCTTCGGCGACCGTCAGGGCGTCATCCTGATCGCGGCGACCAACCGGCCCGACATCCTCGACCCGGCCCTGCTGCGGCCCGGCCGCTTCGACCGCCAGATCCCGGTGTCGAGCCCGGATCTGGCCGGCCGGCGTGCGGTGCTCAAGGTGCATTCGGCGGGTAAGCCGATCGCCGAGGACGCCGACCTGGAAGGTCTGGCCAAGCGCACCGTCGGCATGTCCGGCGCCGACCTGGCCAACGTGATCAACGAGGCGGCCCTGCTGACCGCCCGCGAGAACGGCACCATCATCACCGGTGCCGCGCTCGAAGAGGCCGTCGACCGGGTCGTCGGCGGTCCGCGCCGCAAGAGCCGCATCATCAGCGAGCACGAGAAGAAGATCACCGCCTACCACGAGGGCGGGCACACCCTGGCCGCGTGGGCGATGCCCGACATCGAACCGATCTACAAGGTGACGATCCTGGCGCGCGGCCGCACCGGCGGTCATGCGATGGCGGTGCCCGAGGACGACAAGGGTCTGATGACCCGCTCCGAGATGATCGCCCGCCTGGTGTTCGCGATGGGTGGGCGCGCGGCCGAGGAGCTGGTGTTCCGCGAGCCGACCACCGGCGCGTCGTCCGACATCGACCAGGCCACCAAGATCGCCCGCGCGATGGTCACCGAGTACGGCATGAGCTCCAAGCTCGGCGCCGTCAGGTACGGCACCGAACACGGCGACCCGTTCCTGGGCCGCACGATGGGCAACCAGGCCGACTACAGCCACGAGGTCGCGCGCGACATCGACGACGAGATCCGCAAGTTGATCGAGGCCGCCCACACCGAGGCGTGGGAGATCCTCACCGAGTACCGCGACGTGCTCGACACGCTGGCGCTGCAGCTGCTGGAGAAGGAGACCCTGCACCGGGTCGAGCTCGAAGCCATCTTCGCCGACGTGAAGAAGCGCCCGCGACTGACCATGTTCGACGACTTCGGCGGCCGGGTGCCGTCGGACAAGCCGCCGATCAAGACGCCGGGCGAGTTGGCGATGGAGCGCGGCGAGCCATGGCCCAAACCGGTTCCGGAACCCGCGTTCAAGATCGCGATCGCGCAGGCGTCGAAGGCCGCCGCCGAAGCCGCCCACAA carries:
- a CDS encoding SIMPL domain-containing protein; amino-acid sequence: MPISACAKTVRNTLIALAAAGLAAAGVSACDAQKGLSASGADARQVTVVGAGQVQGTPDTLTVNASMEFLGPDATAAMNQTNERQQSVIDGLVDLGIDRSDIATTAADLQPQYGSDGTAISAYRATNTVNVTIRDLAKASDTIGLIVSTGGNATRINSIAYSIEDDSELVRDARARAFEDAKDRAAQYAELSGLSLGKVISISEQGGSSPPVPIQAPRAMEAAVPMEPGQQTVGFSVTVVWELT
- a CDS encoding alpha/beta fold hydrolase, which translates into the protein MRSRMVHTNGVTLRVMEAGDPGAPLVVLCHGFPELAFSWRHQVAALAEAGYHVLAPDQRGYGGSDRPEDVDAYNVRELSADIVGLIDDVGADRAALIGHDFGSVVAWGAPLFAAERFWAVGGLSLPPVPRPQVPTTQAFRRIFANRFVYILYFQERGPADAELARDPAATFRRLFSMGAGGGAALTGDPDGGGFLDRIPDPGALPDWLAPADFAVYVDEFTRTGFTGPLNWYRCFDLNWELTAAPPTATIDVPALFVGGSADPTLAYTPTDRAREIVTGDYREVMLDGAGHWLTEERPAQVSRVLVDFLDSAR
- the ftsH gene encoding ATP-dependent zinc metalloprotease FtsH, producing the protein MNRKNVIRTLTVIAVVLLLGWSFFYFSDDTRGYKPVDTSVAMAQITADNVDSAQIDDREQQLRLELKNGNGDTEDSKQVITKYPTGYGVTLFEALQDKNVKTNTVVNQSSIFGTLLIYMLPLLLLVALFVMFSRMQSGGRMGFGFGKSKAKMLSKDMPKTTFADVAGVDEAVEELYEIKDFLQNPSRYQALGAKIPKGVLLYGPPGTGKTLLARAVAGEAGVPFFTISGSDFVEMFVGVGASRVRDLFEQAKQNSPCIIFVDEIDAVGRQRGAGLGGGHDEREQTLNQLLVEMDGFGDRQGVILIAATNRPDILDPALLRPGRFDRQIPVSSPDLAGRRAVLKVHSAGKPIAEDADLEGLAKRTVGMSGADLANVINEAALLTARENGTIITGAALEEAVDRVVGGPRRKSRIISEHEKKITAYHEGGHTLAAWAMPDIEPIYKVTILARGRTGGHAMAVPEDDKGLMTRSEMIARLVFAMGGRAAEELVFREPTTGASSDIDQATKIARAMVTEYGMSSKLGAVRYGTEHGDPFLGRTMGNQADYSHEVARDIDDEIRKLIEAAHTEAWEILTEYRDVLDTLALQLLEKETLHRVELEAIFADVKKRPRLTMFDDFGGRVPSDKPPIKTPGELAMERGEPWPKPVPEPAFKIAIAQASKAAAEAAHKNGGNGSNGAPAGGPTQPDYGAPAGWHAPGWPPPAGTPHQPQGHWYPGPQQQQGWQGQPPTPAYPGYPPYQPYPPPPGQQAHGGAPAYNPAEEPSHDGGRDNGRTGPPDQDR